One genomic segment of Hordeum vulgare subsp. vulgare chromosome 2H, MorexV3_pseudomolecules_assembly, whole genome shotgun sequence includes these proteins:
- the LOC123424762 gene encoding uncharacterized protein LOC123424762 isoform X1 has product MASAAGKPNPNTGGDTKGRKRKFLPHGKPVRKGAYPLRPGVQGFFITCDGGREHQATREAISLLDTFYEDLVDGKVFDVKPKSIPDKPLNKKIKFDDSDSSDGEGEDHLVEEANNGNDAEKGEAKSSEQQQEVPGTLEIANKDGEEQVETAGGSAPKKQRIEDPLVSEQTEPKAPTDKPTETTDDKPKESTDKPTETTDDKPKESTDKPTETAHDKPKESSDEPTKTGDKPKASNDKPKEFTGKPKASNDKPIDDLIDEDLKQLGDRKKRLFASVDSGCNGCIFIQMHKRDGDPGPVEIVQNMMCSAASTRKHMSRFILRVLPAEVVCYASEEEITRAISPLVEKYFPKESPSGHKFAVLYEARSNTGIDRMKIINAVAKSIPQPHKVDLSNPDKTIIVQIAKTICMIGVVERYKELSKFNLRQLTSPPEK; this is encoded by the exons ATGGCCTCCGCCGCCGGCAAGCCCAACCCCAACACCGGCGGCGACACCAAGGGGAGGAAGCGCAAGTTCCTGCCCCACGGCAAGCCGGTCCGGAAGGGCGCGTACCCGCTGCGCCCCGGCgtgcagggcttcttcatcacctGCGACGGCGGCCGCGAGCACCAGGCCACCCGTGAGGCCATCTCCCTCCTCGACACC TTCTATGAGGACCTGGTTGACGGGAAAGTGTTTGATGTGAAGCCCAAGAGCATCCCTGACAAGCCGCTGAACAAAAAAATAAAGTTTGACGACTCTGATTCCTCTGATGGTGAGGGTGAAGATCATTTGGTGGAGGAGGCTAACAATGGAAATGATGCAGAAAAAGGTGAAGCCAAGTCATCTGAGCAGCAACAAGAGGTACCTGGTACCTTGGAGATTGCCAACAAGGACGGTGAAGAACAAGTGGAAACTGCTGGCGGATCAGCACCAAAGAAGCAACGCATAGAAGATCCTCTGGTTTCTGAACAGACAGAACCAAAAGCGCCCACTGATAAACCAACAGAGACTACTGATGATAAGCCAAAAGAGTCCACTGATAAACCAACAGAGACTACTGATGATAAGCCGAAAGAGTCCACTGATAAACCAACGGAGACTGCTCATGATAAGCCAAAAGAGTCCTCTGATGAACCAACAAAGACTGGTGATAAACCAAAAGCGTCCAACGATAAACCGAAAGAGTTCACTGGTAAACCAAAAGCATCCAATGACAAGCCTATTGATGATTTAATTGATGAGGACCTGAAACAACTGGGGGACAGGAAAAAG AGGCTTTTTGCAAGCGTCGATTCCGGTTGCAATGGTTGCATCTTCATTCAAATGCACAAAAGAGATGGAGACCCTGGTCCAGTTGAGATTGTACAAAACATGATGTGTTCCGCTGCTTCAACTCGTAAACATATGTCGAG GTTTATTCTGAGGGTGTTGCCTGCTGAGGTGGTATGTTATGCTTCGGAAGAGGAAATAACAAGAGCCATTAGTCCACTTGTTGAAAAGTACTTCCCCAAAGAATCCCCTTCGGGACACAAG TTTGCTGTGTTATACGAAGCAAGGTCAAACACAGGAATCGATAGAATGAAAATTATAAACGCAGTAGCAAAATCCATACCTCAACCTCACAAAGTTGACCTCAGCAACCCCGACAAGACTATTATTGTCCAGATTGCCAAG ACTATATGCATGATTGGAGTGGTGGAGAGATACAAAGAGCTTTCGAAATTCAACCTAAGGCAGCTGACCTCGCCACCGGAGAAGTAG
- the LOC123424762 gene encoding translation initiation factor IF-2 isoform X2: MASAAGKPNPNTGGDTKGRKRKFLPHGKPVRKGAYPLRPGVQGFFITCDGGREHQATREAISLLDTFYEDLVDGKVFDVKPKSIPDKPLNKKIKFDDSDSSDGEGEDHLVEEANNGNDAEKGEAKSSEQQQEVPGTLEIANKDGEEQVETAGGSAPKKQRIEDPLVSEQTEPKAPTDKPTETTDDKPKESTDKPTETTDDKPKESTDKPTETAHDKPKESSDEPTKTGDKPKASNDKPKEFTGKPKASNDKPIDDLIDEDLKQLGDRKKRLFASVDSGCNGCIFIQMHKRDGDPGPVEIVQNMMCSAASTRKHMSRFILRVLPAEVVCYASEEEITRAISPLVEKYFPKESPSGHKFAVLYEARSNTGIDRMKIINAVAKSIPQPHKVDLSNPDKTIIVQIAKVWMIFK; this comes from the exons ATGGCCTCCGCCGCCGGCAAGCCCAACCCCAACACCGGCGGCGACACCAAGGGGAGGAAGCGCAAGTTCCTGCCCCACGGCAAGCCGGTCCGGAAGGGCGCGTACCCGCTGCGCCCCGGCgtgcagggcttcttcatcacctGCGACGGCGGCCGCGAGCACCAGGCCACCCGTGAGGCCATCTCCCTCCTCGACACC TTCTATGAGGACCTGGTTGACGGGAAAGTGTTTGATGTGAAGCCCAAGAGCATCCCTGACAAGCCGCTGAACAAAAAAATAAAGTTTGACGACTCTGATTCCTCTGATGGTGAGGGTGAAGATCATTTGGTGGAGGAGGCTAACAATGGAAATGATGCAGAAAAAGGTGAAGCCAAGTCATCTGAGCAGCAACAAGAGGTACCTGGTACCTTGGAGATTGCCAACAAGGACGGTGAAGAACAAGTGGAAACTGCTGGCGGATCAGCACCAAAGAAGCAACGCATAGAAGATCCTCTGGTTTCTGAACAGACAGAACCAAAAGCGCCCACTGATAAACCAACAGAGACTACTGATGATAAGCCAAAAGAGTCCACTGATAAACCAACAGAGACTACTGATGATAAGCCGAAAGAGTCCACTGATAAACCAACGGAGACTGCTCATGATAAGCCAAAAGAGTCCTCTGATGAACCAACAAAGACTGGTGATAAACCAAAAGCGTCCAACGATAAACCGAAAGAGTTCACTGGTAAACCAAAAGCATCCAATGACAAGCCTATTGATGATTTAATTGATGAGGACCTGAAACAACTGGGGGACAGGAAAAAG AGGCTTTTTGCAAGCGTCGATTCCGGTTGCAATGGTTGCATCTTCATTCAAATGCACAAAAGAGATGGAGACCCTGGTCCAGTTGAGATTGTACAAAACATGATGTGTTCCGCTGCTTCAACTCGTAAACATATGTCGAG GTTTATTCTGAGGGTGTTGCCTGCTGAGGTGGTATGTTATGCTTCGGAAGAGGAAATAACAAGAGCCATTAGTCCACTTGTTGAAAAGTACTTCCCCAAAGAATCCCCTTCGGGACACAAG TTTGCTGTGTTATACGAAGCAAGGTCAAACACAGGAATCGATAGAATGAAAATTATAAACGCAGTAGCAAAATCCATACCTCAACCTCACAAAGTTGACCTCAGCAACCCCGACAAGACTATTATTGTCCAGATTGCCAAG GTATGGATGATTTTTAAATGA
- the LOC123424759 gene encoding universal stress protein YxiE-like, translated as MMAEAKAVAPAVGASPAEEGRSMTVEASPVEEGRSETVEASPVEEGRSMTVEASPVVEGRSETVAAAVEASPVVEGRSKTVVLVAVDDSEASYRALEWAVRHVAATAGMAGAGAVELVVIHAKPPTSTAVNMGGPGVAGDVVGLVEADLRKKAEGVVDKARSLCAANSVQGVVDVVDGEPKHVLCDAVEKHHADLLVVGSQGYGAIRRALLGSVSDYCAHHADCSVMIVKQPKSKN; from the exons ATGATGGCGGAGGCCAAGGCGGTGGCTCCTGCGGTGGGGGCGAGTCCggcggaggaggggaggagcaTGACGGTGGAGGCGAGTCcggtggaggaggggaggagcGAGACGGTGGAGGCGAGTCcggtggaggaggggaggagcaTGACGGTGGAGGCGAGTCCGGTGGTGGAGGGGAGGAGCGAGACGGTGGCTGCTGCGGTGGAGGCGAGTCCGGTGGTGGAGGGGAGGAGCAAGACGGTGGTGCTGGTCGCCGTGGACGACAGCGAAGCAAGCTACCGCGCGCTCGAGTGGGCCGTGCGGCACGTGGCGGCGACGGCCGGCATGGCCGGCGCCGGAGCGGTGGAGCTCGTTGTCATCCACGCCAAGCCGCCCACTTCCACCGCCGTCAACATGGGCGGCCCCG GCGTGGCCGGCGACGTGGTGGGGTTGGTGGAGGCCGACCTGCGCAAGAAGGCCGAGGGCGTCGTCGACAAGGCGCGCAGCCTCTGCGCCGCCAACTCG GTGCAGGGCGTGGTGGATGTGGTCGACGGGGAGCCGAAGCACGTCCTGTGCGACGCCGTCGAGAAGCACCACGCCGATCTGCTCGTCGTCGGGAGCCAGGGCTACGGCGCCATCAGGAG GGCATTGCTCGGGAGCGTGAGCGACTACTGCGCCCACCACGCGGACTGCTCCGTGATGATAGTCAAGCAGCCCAAGTCCAAGAACTGA